Below is a genomic region from Terriglobales bacterium.
ACGAAAGACAGATCCAACGCCGAGACGCAGGGGACGCCGAGGTCACGTCTGCTTTGTCTTTTTCTTATTCTTGCTCCGCGGATCTCTCAGCGTACCCTGCGCCTCCGCCTTGAGGTTTTGACCGCGCGCGCGGCAGAACTCCTCTTCCAGCCCGCGCGTCCGCAGGTTCTCGCGCATATGCATCAGCTTCTGCTCGAGCTGCAGCAGCGCGTCGGCGATGTTCGTCGTGTTCGTCAGGGCGATGTCGCGCCACATCTCGTAGGGGCTGGCCGCGATGCGGGTCATCTCGCGCAGCGCGCGCCCACCGGATTCCTCCGGGTCCAGGTCGTCGCCGAACTCTTCCGCGAACCGCTCCCGAAAATCCTCCAGCGTCGAGGCCAGGGCGGTCGAGAGCATCTGCGGCAGGTGACTGGTCCACGCGGCCATCCGGTCGTGCCGGTCCGCGGTCTGCGTCATCACCCGCGCGCCGATCGTTCCCAGCAGCTCTGTCCACGCCGCCGCCGGACCCTCGTCCAGCTCCTGTCCCGCCAAGGGCGTCATGAACCATGGCCTGCCGCGGAACAGCTGCGCGTCGGCGTGTTCGATGCCGCCCAGCTCCTTGCCCGCCATCGGATGACCGCCCAGGAAACGCCGCGCCGCATCGCGCCCGAACACTCTTTGCGCGCACGCGACGATCTCTGCTTTCGTGCTCCCGACGTCGGTAACGAACACGTTCTTGCCCAGCGACGGGCCGAAACGGTCGAGAAGATCGATGATGGCGCCGACCGGCGTCGCCAGCACCACCAGGTCGGAGCCGCGCAGCGCCTGCCCGCAGTCGCGCGCGCCGCGGTCGATGGCCTTGCGCTTCTGCGCGACGGCCAGCACTGCGGGCTCGTCGCAGCCAATGACTTTCCCGCGGAAGCGCGCGCGCTTGAGCGCCAGCCCGACCGAGCCGCCGATCAGCCCGGTCCCGACGATGGTGATCTGCTTGAACAAGGGTTTGTTTTTACCACGGAGACGCGGAGGCCACGGAGCAAGACAAGCAAGAAAAGAGGGCCTCCGTGTTCTCCGTGCCTCCGTGGTGAATCGTGCTACGCGAGCTTGCGCCCGACGGCGGGCGCGATCATCCGCAGCTGCTTCATCAGCTCCTCGAACTGCTCGGGATAGAGCGACTGCGCGCCGTCGGAGAGCGCCTTCTCGGGCTCGTTATGCACCTCGACCAGCACGGCGTCGGCGCCCGCGGCGACCGAGGCCCGCGCCATGGGCGCGACCTTCTCGCGCCGCCCGGTGCCGTGCGACGGGTCGCACACCATCGGCAGGTGCGAGAGTTTGTGGACGATCGGGATGGCCGAGATGTCGAGCGTGTTGCGCGTGTAGGTCTCGTAGGTGCGGATGCCGCGCTCGCACAGCATGACCTCGTAGTTGCCGCCCGCCATCAGGTACTCGCCCGAAAGCAGCAGCTCCTCGATGGTCGCCGCGATGCCGCGCTTCAGCAGCACCGGCTTGCGCGCCTTCCCCAGCTCGCGCAGCAGGTTGAAGTTCTGCATGTTGCGCGCGCCCACCTGGAGCACGTCGACGTACGGCAGCATCAGCGCGATCTGCGAGATCTCCATGACCTCGCTCACCACCAGCATGCCGAACTTGTCCCCCGCCTCGCGCAGCAGCTTGAGCCCTTCTTCGCCCAGGCCCTGGAAGGAATACGGTGACGTCCGCGGCTTGAAGGCGCCGCCGCGCAGGAACTTCGCGCCCGCCTTGCTCACCGCCTCGGCGACCGCAAAGAGCTGCTCGCGCGATTCCACCGAGCACGGCCCCGCCATCACGTGGACGTCTTCCCCGCCCAGCTGCACGCCGTTCTTGAACTGGATGACCGTGCCCTCGGGCCGCCACGTCCGCCCGACCAGCTTGTAGGGCGCCGAGATGCGGTGCACCTCGCCTACGCCCGACAGCGCCTCGATGTCGCGGATGTCGAAGTCGATGCGCGGCCCTACCGCCCCCAGCACCGTCTGCTGCGTGCCGGTCGAGCGGTGGACCTCGAAGCCCATGTTCACCAGCCGCTCGATCACGTGCTGGATCTGCTCTTCGCTCGCGTGGGGCTGCATCGCGACGATCATTCGTTCACGTCCGAATCGAATTCCGTGCCGCCCGCCGCAGCCTGCTTCTCTCTCTCCGGCGGCACGATCTCCTTCTTCTGCAGGTTCCGCATGATGTCGATGATCCGTTCAAACACCTGCGTCAGGTCCAGGTCCGTCAGCGGACCCTGGTTCACCTGCCGCACGTTCTCGAAGATGCGCTTCTCGCGCTCCGGCTCGTAGATGGGCATGTCGGTCGTGCGCTTCAGCTTGCCGATCTCCTTCGCCGCCCGCGCACGCTCGTTCAGCAGCTCGACCATCTTGCGGTCGAGTTCGTCGATCTTCTTCCGCCAACCAGCGATGTCCATAGGAACAGCCCTCCGTCTTCCGACGTCAGACATCAGCCCATCCAGCTCCGCGCCGAGGCGGCGGCATGACGCTTCAGCGAGCCAATGAAGTTTGCCACCGCCTCCGGTTCGCGGCCGCGATTCGCCTCGATGCGCTCCACGATCGCGCTGCCCACCACCACGCCGTCCGCCCACGCGCCGACCGCGGCGAACTGCTCCGGTGTTGAGATGCCGAAACCCACCGCCACCGGCAGCTTCGAATACTTTCGGACGCGCGCGACCAGTTGCTGGGCCTCGCTCGAGACTTCCTGCCGCGCCCCGGTCACGCCCGTGCGCGACACCGCGTACACGAACCCGGAAGACGCCGCCGCGATCTTCTCCAGGCGCGCATCGCTCGAGGTCGGCGCGGCCAGGAACACCGTCGCCAGCTTCCGCCGTCGCATGCATTCCAGGTAGTCGCCCGCCTCTTCCACCGTCATGTCCGTGAGCAGCGCGCCATCGATGCCGGCGTCGGCCGCGGCGGCGCAGAACCGCTCCAGCCTCATCCGCAGCACCGGGTTCAAGTAAGAAAAGATGAGCAGGCCGGCCTTCGGTTTCAACGCCCGCACTTCCCGCGCCATCGCCAGGATCTTCTTCAGCGTCGCGCCCGCGCGCAGCGCGCGCTCGCTGGCGCGCTGGATGACCGGGCCGTCCGCCACCGGGTCGGAGAACGGCACGCCCAGTTCCACCACGTCCGCACCCGCGTCGATGGCGGCCAGCACGATGTCGCGCGTGACCTCCATCGCGGGGTCGCCGCACGTGACGTACGCGACCAGCGCGGGCTTCTTGTCGAATCGCAGCGGCATGGCTAGGCGTGCACCGCCTTCCACGCTTCCTTCGTGATGGCGAACACCACGTTCTCCTGCGGCGCGCCCTCCGGCCCGGTGCGCCTCTCCGTGCCGACGCGGACGCCGCCGATCTTCTCCACCGCTTTCTGCGAGCGCAGGTTCTTCTCGGCGACCGTGAATACTACGCGCTCGACGAAACGGAACGCGTGCTCCAGCATCAACCGCTTCATCTCGCCGTTGTACTCGCCGCCCCAGTACGCGCGCTCCAGGAAAGTCCACCCGATCTCGACCTGCTCTCCGGGAACCAGCCGGGCGTAGCGCGACGTGCCGATGACCTTCCCGGTCTTGCGCTCGATCACAGCCAGCGCGCCGCCTGACTCCATCGCCCCGGCAAAGAACTGCTCGAACACCGCCCGCTCGTGGCGCCGCTCCGGATGCTGCTCCCAGATGAGCGGGTCGCTGGCCGCGGCGTAAAGCGCATCAAAGTCCTCCGCGCCCAGCGGACGCAGTTCGACCAGCTTGCCGGTCAGCGTCGGTTGAAGGTCGAGATTCATGTCAGAACCGCAGGTTCTCGCGGAGTATCCCGATGTCCTTATCTCCCCGACCCGAAATGTTCACGATCACCACATCCGACTTCTTCATCCGCGGCGCGCGCTTCACCAGCTCCGCCACCGCGTGCGCCGACTCCAGCGCCGGGATGATCCCCTCGGTGCGCGCGAGCGACTGGCAGGCCGCCAGCGCCTGCTCGTCCGACGCCGCCACGTACTCCGCGCGCCGCGAATCGTGCAGCCAGGCATGCTCCGGCCCGATCGAGGGATAGTCCAGCCCCGCCGAGACCGAGTGCGTGCTCGCGACTTGCCCGGCTTCGTCCTGCAAGACATAGGAGAACGTTCCCTGCAGCACGCCGGGTGCGCCGCCCTCGCCCAGAAAGCGCGCGGCGTGCTCGCCCAGGCGCGCGCTGCGCCCGCCGGCCTCCACGCCGATGAGCTTCACGCGCTTGTCGCCCAGGAACTCGTGGAAGATGCCGATGGCGTTCGACCCGCCCCCGACGCAGGCGATCACCGCCGCCGGAAGCTTGCCCGCCTGCTTCAGCACCTGCTTGCGCGCCTCGCGCCCGATCACCGACTGGAAATCGCGCACCATCGTGGGATACGGATGCGCCCCCAGCACCGACCCCAGCAGGTAGTGCGTGCTGCGCACGTTCGTCACCCAGTCGCGCATCGCCTCGTTGATAGCGTCCTTGAGCGTGCGTGACCCGGAACCCACGCCGCGCACTTCCGCCCCCAGCAGCCGCATCCGGAAGACGTTCAGCTCCTGCCGCCGCATGTCTTCGGTCCCCATGTAGACGACGCATTGGAAGCCGAACAGCGCGCACACCGTCGCGCTGGCCACGCCGTGCTGTCCCGCACCGGTCTCGGCGATGATGCGCCGCTTCCCCATGCGCTCGGCCAGCAGCGCTTGCCCGATGCAGTTGTTGATCTTGTGCGCGCCTGTGTGCAGCAGGTCTTCGCGCTTCAGGTAGACCTGCGCGCCGCCCAGTTCGCGCGTCATCCGCTCGGCGAAGTAGAGCGGCGTCGGCCGCCCGGCGTACTGCTCCAGCAGCTCCTGCAAGCGCCGCTGGAACCTCTTGTCGCGCCGCGCCGCGCCATACGCCCGCTCCAATTCCTCCAGCGCCGCCACCAGCGTCTCGGGGACGTAGCGCCCGCCGTAGGGACCAAAACGTCCGGGAGCGGCTGCGGCAGTGGACCGGGGAGTCATGGGGCTAGACTTTGAGGGCTTTCTCGGCGGCGCGCACCGCGTCCACGAAGGCGAAGACGCGGTCCTGGATCTTGACGCCGGGCTGCTTCTCGACGCCGCTGGACACATCGACGCCCCACGGCCGCAGCTTCGCGACCGCCTCCCCGACGTTTTCCGGGTTCAGCCCGCCGGCGATCACGAACCGCACTTGCGGGAACTCTTTCATCAGGCCGGCGGCCGCCTCCCAGGGAAACGTCTTGCCGGAGCCGCCGCGCAGCTCGCCGGCGGTGTCGAGCACGAAGGCGTCGACGGCGTCGCCCGCCGCGAGGAACTTGGCGATCTTCGCGCCCGCCTCGCCGTCCATCGGGATGGCCTTGAAGATGCGCGTCGCCCGCCGCCGCTCTGCCGGATAGCCCATGTCCGACGGGGGCGGGGCCGCGCTGAAAAGATTCTGCGCGTACTCCGGCGTCTCTTCGCCATGGAGCTGCACGGCGGTCAGGCCGGCGCGGCTCACGATGTCGCGCACGCGCTCCGGCTTCTCGTTCACAAACACTCCCACGCGCTGCAGCGTCGCCGGCAGCCGCGTCGCGATCGTCCGCGCGTCGAGCGCGGCGACGCGCCGCGGGCTGCGCGCGAACACGAACCCCACCGCGCTCGCGCCCGCCGCCGCCACCGTCTCGGCGTCCTCCACGCTCGTCGTGCCGCAGATCTTGATCCAGATGGCCATCAGTCTTCCGTTCCGGTGCCGCGTGTCGCCGCGCCGGCCGCGCCCGCCGGCGGCGCCTTGGCTTCCCCCAGCAGGCGCTGCAGCGCCTCGCCGGGATCCTCCGCCTTCATCAGCGTCTCTCCGATGAGGAACGCGGCGTACCCTGCCGCGCGCAACAGCCGAACGTCTTCCGCCGTGTGGATGCCGCTTTCGGCGACCTTCAGCGCGCCGGCGGGGATCTTCGGGGCAAGCCGCACCGCCGTCTGCAGATCGACCTCGAAGGTCCGCAGGTCGCGCGTGTTCACGCCGATGAGGTCGGCGCCCAGGTGAGCGGCGCGCTCCAGTTCCGCTTCGTCGTGCACCTCGACCAGCACGTCGAGGCCGTCTTCCCGCGCCGCGTGGTGCAGCCGCCGCAGCTCGTCGTCCGAGAGCGCGGCGACGATCAGCAGGATGGCGTCGGCGTTGTGCGCGCGCGCCTCCAGCACCTGGAACTCGTCCACCATGAAATCTTTGCGCAGGCATGGCAGCTCCGTCGCTGCCGACGCTTCCCGCAGGTTGCTGAGCGACCCCTGGAAGTGCTGCTCTTCCGTCAGGACCGAGAGCGCTGCCGCGCCCCCGCGCGCGAGCGCGGTCGCCAGCCTCCCCACCGGGAAGCTGCCGCGCAGCACGCCCTTCGACGGCGACGCCTTCTTCAGTTCCGCGATGATCGCCGGGCGCGTGCGGGCGGCCGCCTCGAGCGCCCGCCGGAAGCCGCGCGGCGGATGGCGTTCCGCCTGCCGGCGCAGCGCGGCGAAGTCCGCCGCCGCCTTGGTGCGCGCCACCTCCTGGCGGCGCGCGCCTACGATCTGGTCGAGTGTGACGGACATGGGGAGTCCGCCAGTATATGACGAGAGCCGCAATTTGACAGGCCTTCCGCCCTCGGCGAAAATGAACGGGTAGTCCCTGCCTCGATACGGCAGCCGCAAGGCTGCGCAATCAAGCCGAAGTGGCGGAATTGGCAGACGCGCATGGTTCAGGTCCATGTGCCCGCAAGGGCGTGGGGGTTCGAGTCCCTTCTTCGGCACCAATAACTCCTTCTGCATCACTCCTTTCGCGGGTCACATTCCCTGCGGTATCTCGTATTACGACTTTGCCACTTCCTCCCCGTCGGGGAGCGTGATAGAGTTTCGCCACTTTTTCACTACAAAAAGGGGACTCCCAGGTGCCCAGCAGATTCCTTGTTTCCAGTGCCGATGCCGACACGCGCGCGCTCTTGAAGCGCGCTTTCGCCCAGTTCTCAGTCGTGCCCGAGGAGTGCGCCGGGACGGTGGAGGCACTGGCCCTTCTCAAGCGTAACTATGACGGTGTGATCGTCGATTTCGACGACACGGACCTGGCCCTGCAGCTCGTGGCCGGCATCCGCACGCATCACGAGAATGCCACGGTGGTGGTAGCCCTGCTGCCGCAAGAGTTGCCGGTGAAGCAGGCGCTCTCCGCCGGCGCGCACTTGGCGCTGAACAAGCCGCTGCGCATCGACCACATCTCGCGCGGCCTGCGCGTCAGCTTCCGGCTCTCGCGCCCCAGCGAGCGCGCGCCCCAACCCGGACAGACCATCGTCGGCTAGTCGCTACATCGTCGAGCGGATGGGCGAAACGGTCCCCTTCCGCACCGTGAAGCTCACGCTGCTCGAGTACTTCGCCCCGCCGGAATCCAGGGCCTCTACCCGCAGCGTGTGCCCGCCGTTGGAGGCGCTGAGTGACGTCAGGACGCTCGCCCCGCTCACGCTATAGCGCAGCACGTTGTCGATGTACACCTTCATCGACGTGATGGGCTTGGCCGCCACCGCCGTCGCCTTCACCGTGACCAGCGACGTCACCGTGCTGCCGGGCAGCGGCGAGGTGATGGTCACGCCCGCGGTCACCGAGACCGTCTGGCTCGCCGTCGCGCTCGCTCCCTTGTCGTCGGTCACGGTCGCGCGCACGGTGTAGGTGCCAACGATGGCGTACTGGTG
It encodes:
- the trpB gene encoding tryptophan synthase subunit beta, with product MTPRSTAAAAPGRFGPYGGRYVPETLVAALEELERAYGAARRDKRFQRRLQELLEQYAGRPTPLYFAERMTRELGGAQVYLKREDLLHTGAHKINNCIGQALLAERMGKRRIIAETGAGQHGVASATVCALFGFQCVVYMGTEDMRRQELNVFRMRLLGAEVRGVGSGSRTLKDAINEAMRDWVTNVRSTHYLLGSVLGAHPYPTMVRDFQSVIGREARKQVLKQAGKLPAAVIACVGGGSNAIGIFHEFLGDKRVKLIGVEAGGRSARLGEHAARFLGEGGAPGVLQGTFSYVLQDEAGQVASTHSVSAGLDYPSIGPEHAWLHDSRRAEYVAASDEQALAACQSLARTEGIIPALESAHAVAELVKRAPRMKKSDVVIVNISGRGDKDIGILRENLRF
- the aroF gene encoding 3-deoxy-7-phosphoheptulonate synthase, with the translated sequence MIVAMQPHASEEQIQHVIERLVNMGFEVHRSTGTQQTVLGAVGPRIDFDIRDIEALSGVGEVHRISAPYKLVGRTWRPEGTVIQFKNGVQLGGEDVHVMAGPCSVESREQLFAVAEAVSKAGAKFLRGGAFKPRTSPYSFQGLGEEGLKLLREAGDKFGMLVVSEVMEISQIALMLPYVDVLQVGARNMQNFNLLRELGKARKPVLLKRGIAATIEELLLSGEYLMAGGNYEVMLCERGIRTYETYTRNTLDISAIPIVHKLSHLPMVCDPSHGTGRREKVAPMARASVAAGADAVLVEVHNEPEKALSDGAQSLYPEQFEELMKQLRMIAPAVGRKLA
- a CDS encoding GNAT family N-acetyltransferase; translation: MNLDLQPTLTGKLVELRPLGAEDFDALYAAASDPLIWEQHPERRHERAVFEQFFAGAMESGGALAVIERKTGKVIGTSRYARLVPGEQVEIGWTFLERAYWGGEYNGEMKRLMLEHAFRFVERVVFTVAEKNLRSQKAVEKIGGVRVGTERRTGPEGAPQENVVFAITKEAWKAVHA
- a CDS encoding prephenate dehydrogenase/arogenate dehydrogenase family protein yields the protein MFKQITIVGTGLIGGSVGLALKRARFRGKVIGCDEPAVLAVAQKRKAIDRGARDCGQALRGSDLVVLATPVGAIIDLLDRFGPSLGKNVFVTDVGSTKAEIVACAQRVFGRDAARRFLGGHPMAGKELGGIEHADAQLFRGRPWFMTPLAGQELDEGPAAAWTELLGTIGARVMTQTADRHDRMAAWTSHLPQMLSTALASTLEDFRERFAEEFGDDLDPEESGGRALREMTRIAASPYEMWRDIALTNTTNIADALLQLEQKLMHMRENLRTRGLEEEFCRARGQNLKAEAQGTLRDPRSKNKKKTKQT
- the trpA gene encoding tryptophan synthase subunit alpha, with the translated sequence MPLRFDKKPALVAYVTCGDPAMEVTRDIVLAAIDAGADVVELGVPFSDPVADGPVIQRASERALRAGATLKKILAMAREVRALKPKAGLLIFSYLNPVLRMRLERFCAAAADAGIDGALLTDMTVEEAGDYLECMRRRKLATVFLAAPTSSDARLEKIAAASSGFVYAVSRTGVTGARQEVSSEAQQLVARVRKYSKLPVAVGFGISTPEQFAAVGAWADGVVVGSAIVERIEANRGREPEAVANFIGSLKRHAAASARSWMG
- a CDS encoding chorismate mutase, whose translation is MDIAGWRKKIDELDRKMVELLNERARAAKEIGKLKRTTDMPIYEPEREKRIFENVRQVNQGPLTDLDLTQVFERIIDIMRNLQKKEIVPPEREKQAAAGGTEFDSDVNE
- the trpC gene encoding indole-3-glycerol phosphate synthase TrpC; this encodes MSVTLDQIVGARRQEVARTKAAADFAALRRQAERHPPRGFRRALEAAARTRPAIIAELKKASPSKGVLRGSFPVGRLATALARGGAAALSVLTEEQHFQGSLSNLREASAATELPCLRKDFMVDEFQVLEARAHNADAILLIVAALSDDELRRLHHAAREDGLDVLVEVHDEAELERAAHLGADLIGVNTRDLRTFEVDLQTAVRLAPKIPAGALKVAESGIHTAEDVRLLRAAGYAAFLIGETLMKAEDPGEALQRLLGEAKAPPAGAAGAATRGTGTED
- a CDS encoding phosphoribosylanthranilate isomerase, producing MAIWIKICGTTSVEDAETVAAAGASAVGFVFARSPRRVAALDARTIATRLPATLQRVGVFVNEKPERVRDIVSRAGLTAVQLHGEETPEYAQNLFSAAPPPSDMGYPAERRRATRIFKAIPMDGEAGAKIAKFLAAGDAVDAFVLDTAGELRGGSGKTFPWEAAAGLMKEFPQVRFVIAGGLNPENVGEAVAKLRPWGVDVSSGVEKQPGVKIQDRVFAFVDAVRAAEKALKV